The Halorhodospira halophila SL1 genomic sequence GGTCCTGCGGTTCAAGGGGATCGGCGATCAGCACCGCAGACTGCCCTGGCACGGGCTGTACCTAGCGGTGGTGCTCAACCTCATCTTCTTCGCTCTCGATCACCATCAGCTGCGCTACCTGATCCTGGATGCCAACCTGTTTGGCGTGCTCGCACTCACCGCGTTCTTCCTGGTCTGGCGCAGCTCCGAGGGGCTTGAACGTTTCATCTACGGCGCCACAGCGGTGGTCTTCGTGATGATGGCAGCGGTCCTCGCCTACCGCTGGGGGCTAGCGGCAACGGGTGTTATCGGGGTCGACGATCGGGTGAACCCGGCGACCGGACCGATCATCCTCGCTAGCATCCCCTGGACGTTGGGTTGGACCTACGGCCTGGCCATGGCCGCCAATTTGCGAGCGCAGCAGGAATCGGAGCGGGCGCGGGCAGAAGCGGAGCGGGCCAACCGCGCCAAGAGCGAGTTCCTGGCCAACATGAACCACGAGATCCGCACGCCGATGAATGCGGTGCTCGGCCGAACGCAGCTCCTGCTCGACACCGACCTGGACGCCCAACAGCTCGATCACCTGGGAAAGATCCACAATTCTTCCAAGATGCTGCTCGGCATCATCAACGACATCCTCGACATCTCGAAGATCGAGTCGGGCAAGCTGGAGATCGAGCCCCACCGCTTCGACCTTCGCGAAGTGATCGACCAGGTTGACACATTATTCTCGGCCGCAGCCTCTGAGAAAGGGCTGGATGTGACCTACGACATTCAGCCGGACCTACCGCGGATGCTGATCGGTGATTCGCTGCGCCTGACTCAGGTCCTGAGCAACCTGCTCAGCAACGCCATCAAGTTCACGCCCCGCGGCGGCACCGTCGAACTGAACCTCCATGAGGTGGGGGAGGCAGACGATGACGCCGCGCATGTCCGCTTCCAGGTCCGTGATAGCGGTATCGGCATGGATGCAGAGCAGCTCAAACGGATCTTCCAGCCCTTTGAGCAGGCCGACGCCTCGACGACCCGCCAGTATGGGGGCACCGGTCTGGGGCTCGAGATCGGCCGCCGCCTGGTCACAAACATGGGAGGACGCCTGGAGGTCACATCACGGCCCGGACAGGGCAGTCGCTTCTTCTTCACCCTTCGGCTGCCCATCGATGATCCGGGGCACTACGTCGGCGCCTACCACCCGAGTCCGCACACCGGGTCCGAGGAGCCGCAGGGCCGTGGGCCGGGATCGATCGCGGCCCCGGTTTCGAACCGAGGGTCCTTGCCTGCCGAACCGAGCGAAGAGCGGGCCCATGACCAGACCCTTTTCAGGGTGATCGCGCCCGATCTATCCGGCGCGCGGATCCTCCTGGTGGAGGACAACCGGATCAATCAGGAGGTTGCCCTACAGCTGCTTGAGAAGACCGGGGCTCAGGTGCAGGCGGCGGAAAACGGGCACGCGGCCCTGGAAGCGGTCGATGCCCGGGAACCCGACCTCATCCTGATGGATCTGCAGATGCCGGTGATGGACGGCTTCGAAACCACCCGACGGCTGCTCGAGACCGGCTATTCCGGACCGATCATCGCCCTGTCGGCGGCGGTCCTGGAAGAAGACCGCCACCGCGCCGAGGCCGCTGGGATGCGTGGCTTGATCAAAAAACCGATCCAGCAGGAGGTGCTCTACGGCGCCCTGGCAGCCGAGTTGAGGCCCTCCGCAGCGGTCCTGCGGCAGCCCGCCGAGCCCCGGGCGGCATCGACGCAAACGCAGCCCGGCGCCGCCACCGGTGCGAGCACCCTGCCCGCCGATCTGCCCGGCTTTGATCTTGCACGCGGGCTTCAGAAATTTGGCGGTGATGAACGCAACTACGCCGACATCCTGGCGCTTTTCAAGAGCGAGCTGCCCGACTACCACACATCTCTCATCCAGCCGCTGCGCAGCGGTACCGTCGCTGATGGGGAGGAACTGCGACGCACCGCCCACACTCTCAAAGGCGGCGCCGTAAGTGTATGCGCCGAGGAGATTGGTGCCCTGGCCGAGCAGATCGAAAGCACCCTGCGGCGGGGCGAAGGAGTCGATGAGGCGCTGATCGATGCGCTCGAGCAGGCCCTCCGGGACGCCGACCAAGCCCTCGAGGAAGTCGCTGCGGCTGCCTGACCATCGAGGCGCCCCCGTAGAGGCCTCGATCCGAGCCCCGGCGCACCGTCACTCCGGCATCCGAATCGTCGCTCCGGGCACGATGCCGAGGGCCTCGGCCTCCTCGGGGGCGAGTTCCAGAGCAGCATCCACTGGCTCGGGCGGTCGATACCCGCCCTGCCCCGGAGTCATGCGCTCAACCGCCACCACCTCCTGCTCGGCAATCCAAGCGATCACCAGCGGTGCGGCCACATTGTTCATGTGGAAGACCGGCTCGAGCTCATCCGGCCATGTGAACAGGATCCGCTCCGATCGGATCTGCTCCGGGGTCGCGGACTGGAACCCCTGAGCCCGGGTCTCGGGGGTTGCAGCGAGCCGAACGTCGACGGGTTCTCCATCGACGAGGATCGATGCCTGCGGAAACCCCTCCACCCCCACAGCACAGGCCAGGGGCAACAAGGCGGCCAGGACCAGCATCTTTAGGTAGTGCATCGGCCCACCCCAACAAGACCAGTAGCGCGAGCTTGAGATCACAGGGTCTTTCCACCTCAACAACTCGAACGGACACGCAGCATACTCAGGCGGGATTAGCCCCACCGCCCGGCCATCCGGCATCATGACATGACCGGTGCCGGTGGTGGCGGCCATGAGCACGCACCGGCACCAACCAAGCACTCACGGGTTCAGGAAGCGGATGGGACCATGCGCTGCATCCAGATGACCGCCGTTGGCGACGCGGACGTACTGCAACCCGCCGAGGTACCCACCCCGGAGCCGGGCCCCGGACAGGTGCGGGTACGCCTGGCCGCCGCCAGGATCAACCCGGTCGACGCCAAGGTGCGGGCCAACGGCCTCTTCAACCCCGACGCGCAACCGCCGGCAATCCTCGGCTGCGACGGCCGCCGGCGTGGACGTGGTGCTCGACACGGTGGGCGGCCTGACCGGCAAGTTGGTGCTGACGCTGCCCTGACGCTCCGCAGGAGAGCCACCGTCCGATGACACACGACCAGGCAGCGCAGCGCCCCCTGACTGTCCTCGGCGTGGACTGCGCCGTGCAGGCGAAACACGTCGGAATGGCCCTGGGGCGCTGGGACGGCGCACGGCTGTGCGTCGACCGGGTCACCCTGGGTAGCGGGTCGCGCAGTGCCGCGGAGATCGCACAGGAGTGGCTCGCCGATTGCGCGGACGCACCGCTGCTCGCTCTGGATGCACCCCTCGGGTGGCCGCATGCCCTCGGTCAGCAGCTGACGCAGCACCGGGCCGGCGACGCGCTGAGCGCGGACGCCAGCGAACTCTTCAACCGGACGACGGACCGCTTCGTCCACCAGCACATCGGCAAGAAACCCTTGGACGTCGGCGCCGATCGCATCGCGCGAACCGCCCACGCCGCTCTGACATTCGTCGACGCGCTCAGGCACCAGCGCGGCTGGTCTCTGCCGATGCGCTGGAGCCCGGGAGAGCTGCAGCGAAGCGACGCCGATGCGGGCGGCCTCGTCGAGGTCTACCCCGCCGCGACCCTGCAGGCCCACGCCATCCCCGCCAAGGGTTACAAGGGGCGTGACGCCGAGGGGGCCGCGGCGCGCGAGCGGGTGGCTACGGCGGTCGCCGAGGTCCTGGGCGGAGGCTTCGAGGTCCCGCAGCTCGCAACCCGCTCCGACGGCCTCGATGCCGTGCTCTGCCTGCTCGCGGCCCGGGACTTCCTGAACGGTGAGGCCATGCCTCCGCCCACCGTGGACGAACAGCTCAGGCAGGAGGGGTGGATCTGGGTGCGGGCCCCGTCCGGGCCCGGTCGCGCAGTCGCGGTCGAGGAGCGCGCAAAGGCCGACGGCGCGTGAGCGGGCGCCTAGGCCTCTAGCCCATCAACGCCGTGATCGCCTCCTCCAGACGGCGCACCGGGTGGATCTCCATGCCCGCCACCCCGTGGCGCGGGGCGTTCTTGGCCGGGACCACGGCCCGCGTGAATCCGTGCTTCGCCGCCTCGGCCAGGCGCTCCTCGCCGCCGGGCACGGGACGCACCTCGCCGGCCAAGCCGAGCTCCCCGAAGACCACCGAATCCCGCGGCAGCGGCCGGTTGCGCAGGCTCGAGAGCACCGCGGCCAGCGCCGGCAGATCACCGGCCGTCTCCTGGACCCGCACACCGCCAACCACATTGAGGAAGACATCCTCGCCGGCCGTGCTGATTCCGCCGTGGCGCTGCAGCACCGCCAGCAGCAGCGCCAACCGACTGCCGTCCAGGCCCACCGCCACGCGGCGCGGCTGACTCCCGGCCGAGTCGGCCACCAGCGCCTGCACCTCCAGGAGCAGGGGCCGACTCCCCTCTCGGGTCACCAACACCGCGCTGCCCGGCACGTCCTGATCGTGGCGTGACAGGAAGATCGAGGACGGGTTGCGCACCTGGCGCAGGCCGTCCTCGGCCATGGCAAAGACACCGAGCTCGTTGGCGGCACCGAAACGGTTCTTGACCGCCCGCACCACGCGGTAACGGCTGCCCTGATCGCTCTCGAAATAGAGCACCGTGTCCACCATGTGTTCGAGCACCCGTGGCCCGGCCAGGTGGCCCTCCTTGGTGACGTGTCCGACCAGGATCACGGCGGTCCCGGTGGTCTTGGCCAGGCGCACCAGCTGCGCCGCACTCTCCCGCACCTGGGAGACCGACCCCGGCGCCGAGCCGAGGGCCGAGGTGTGGAAGGTCTGCACCGAATCGAGCACCAGCGCCCGCGGCCGGATCCGCTCGGCAGCAGCGACGACCTCCTCGACCGCCGTCTCCGCCATCAGCTTCATGGCATCGTCCGCCACCCCCAGCCGGTGGCCCCGCAGCGCCACCTGCTGCAGCGACTCCTCGCCGGTGGCGTAGAGCGCCGCGTGATCCCGCGACAGCGTCGCCAGCGTCTGCAACAGCAGGGTGGACTTACCGATCCCCGGCTCGCCCCCGATGAGCACCACAGACCCGGGGACAAGTCCGCCGCCGAGCACCCGATCCAGCTCCGCGACGCCGGTCGCCAGCCGCGGCTCCGGCGCCGTCGAGACCTCGGCGAGCGTGGTCACCTCGGCGCCCCGACCCGTGGTCGTGCTGGCCGCCGCAGCCGGCTGGGCGATCTCTTCCAGCGTGTTCCAGGCGCCGCACTCCGGGCACTGCCCAGCCCACTGCGGTTGCTCTGCGCCACAGGCCGAGCAGACAAACCGTCGCCGGGCCCGGGCCATCAGAGCGTCTCCCCGTCCACCGGCTCCCGCCGGACCCGCGGCGGCATCCGACAGAACAGCTCGTAGGCGATGGTCCCGCAGGCACCCGCCACCTCTTCGGCGCGCACTGCTCCTCCCCAGAGGATGGCCGGGTCCCCCTCCGCCACCGGATCGAGGCCACGCAGATCCACCGCCAACATATCCATGGAGATCCGCCCGACCAGCCGGGTCCGCTGGCCGGCCACCTCCACCGGCGTGCCGCTCGGCGCGTGGCGGGGGTACCCGTCTCCGTAGCCGATGGACACCACCCCAACCGGCATCGCCTCCGGACACGACCAGGTCGCCCCGTAGCCGACCGGATCCCCGGCGCGCAGATGGCGCACCGCCACCACTCGCCCCTGGAAGGCCATGGCCGGCTGGAGCGCCGGCTGCTCGTCGCGACCGTCCACGAAGGGCGAGGCCCCGTAGAGCATGATCCCTGGGCGCACCCAGTCGTAATGGCTCGCCGGCCAACCGAGCACACCGGCCGAGTTGGCCGCCGACCGCGGCCCCGGCAAACCGTCACAGGCCGCCTGGAAGGTCTCCAGCTGGCGCTCGGTGGCGGGATCGTCGCGATCATCAGCGCAGGCCAGGTGGGTCAGGAAGCCGATATCGGCCCGAACGCAGGAGGCCTCCGTGAGGCGACGCCAGGCATCCTGAACCTCCTCCGGCGGAAAGCCGAGCCGGTGCATGCCGCTATCGACCTTCAGCCAGACCGTCACCGGCGAGGCCAGCTGCGCCTGTGCCAGCGCCTCCACCTGCCAGTGGGCATGAATGACCAGTTCCAGATCCGCGGCTGCCGCCCGGGCCAGGTCGTCGACCGCGAACGGTCCCTGGAGCAAGACGATCCGCTCCCGGAACCCGGCGGCCCGGAGGGCTTCGGCCTCATCGGCGTCGGTGACGGCGAAGGCCTCGGCGTGGCCGGTCAACGCCCCGGCCACGACGGCCAGGCCGTGGCCGTAGCCGTCGGACTTGATGACCGCCATGATCCGCTGCTGCGGGGCCGCCGCACGGGCGGTCCGGAGATTGGCACGCAGCGCGCTGAGGTTCACCGTGGCCCGCGCCGCCCGACTCACCCCGGGATCCCTCCGCCGTAGACGTCTTCGATGTAGTTCTCGAACCGGGTGTATTCACCCAGGAAGGTGAGCTTGACCGTCCCGATCGGCCCCTGCCGCTGCTTGGCGATGATCAGCTCGGCCACGCCCTTGTCGGGGGTGTCCTCGTTGTAGACCTCATCGCGGTAGATGAACGCGATCAGGTCCGCGTCCTGTTCGATGGCGCCAGAGTTGTGACTGATAATACTGTCTGCCACCCAAGATGCAGGCCCCGGAACCGTCAGGTCGTAGACGTCCTCTTCCCCATCTGGTTCGACAGCGACTAGATGGTCCCAAAATACATCGCTTTCGGACTCCATTACACTTCCGGGCTCGGGCACCGTCCGAGCAATCGCGATGCGGTCTTCATCACGGAGCTCATCAACGCGTTTCCAGCCACTCCCCGTTAGAAGACGGTGCCGCGCCGTTGCACGCAGCAACCTGCCGCTCGCCAGTTGTACGCGATACACCGGGCGCCGACCGACTCGCCAGACCCGCTCGGCCTGCGCGGGCACCAAGCGGTGGCGATCATCAATAGCGATAACTTCTGGCGCGCTCCCGACCAACTCTGAAATGGGTCTCCGCTGTCCATCAGCGAGGAGTACCAGCGTGTCCCCGGTCACGCACTCACGCAGATCCGACATAATCGGCCGCTTGTTCGGCCGCTGTTCCAGCGAGCGGTTGAGCTGCGAAAGGGCGATCACCGGCGTGTTCAGCTCCTTGGCCAGCGCCTTGAGCCCGCGGGAGATCTCCGAGAGCTCGCCGGCGCGGTTCTCGCGGAAGCCGGGGATCTGCATGAGCTGCAGGTAGTCGATGACAATCAACCCGAGCTCGTCGTGCTCGCGCTGCAGGCGCCGCGCACGTGCACGGATCTCCGTCGGGGTCAGCCCCGGTGAATCGTCGATAAAAAGTGGTGCCTCGGCGAGCAGGCTCATGGTCGAGGTCAACCGGGGCCAGTCGTCGT encodes the following:
- a CDS encoding ATP-binding protein; translated protein: METIIDYPTMGIALWIVSLIAAAVMVIVWRINRHESGPGLWAGSSVVLAACWTPLWFTEGLGSAVVFINNTGAFIAGLLLLEGVLRFKGIGDQHRRLPWHGLYLAVVLNLIFFALDHHQLRYLILDANLFGVLALTAFFLVWRSSEGLERFIYGATAVVFVMMAAVLAYRWGLAATGVIGVDDRVNPATGPIILASIPWTLGWTYGLAMAANLRAQQESERARAEAERANRAKSEFLANMNHEIRTPMNAVLGRTQLLLDTDLDAQQLDHLGKIHNSSKMLLGIINDILDISKIESGKLEIEPHRFDLREVIDQVDTLFSAAASEKGLDVTYDIQPDLPRMLIGDSLRLTQVLSNLLSNAIKFTPRGGTVELNLHEVGEADDDAAHVRFQVRDSGIGMDAEQLKRIFQPFEQADASTTRQYGGTGLGLEIGRRLVTNMGGRLEVTSRPGQGSRFFFTLRLPIDDPGHYVGAYHPSPHTGSEEPQGRGPGSIAAPVSNRGSLPAEPSEERAHDQTLFRVIAPDLSGARILLVEDNRINQEVALQLLEKTGAQVQAAENGHAALEAVDAREPDLILMDLQMPVMDGFETTRRLLETGYSGPIIALSAAVLEEDRHRAEAAGMRGLIKKPIQQEVLYGALAAELRPSAAVLRQPAEPRAASTQTQPGAATGASTLPADLPGFDLARGLQKFGGDERNYADILALFKSELPDYHTSLIQPLRSGTVADGEELRRTAHTLKGGAVSVCAEEIGALAEQIESTLRRGEGVDEALIDALEQALRDADQALEEVAAAA
- a CDS encoding DUF192 domain-containing protein; its protein translation is MHYLKMLVLAALLPLACAVGVEGFPQASILVDGEPVDVRLAATPETRAQGFQSATPEQIRSERILFTWPDELEPVFHMNNVAAPLVIAWIAEQEVVAVERMTPGQGGYRPPEPVDAALELAPEEAEALGIVPGATIRMPE
- a CDS encoding DUF429 domain-containing protein; the encoded protein is MTHDQAAQRPLTVLGVDCAVQAKHVGMALGRWDGARLCVDRVTLGSGSRSAAEIAQEWLADCADAPLLALDAPLGWPHALGQQLTQHRAGDALSADASELFNRTTDRFVHQHIGKKPLDVGADRIARTAHAALTFVDALRHQRGWSLPMRWSPGELQRSDADAGGLVEVYPAATLQAHAIPAKGYKGRDAEGAAARERVATAVAEVLGGGFEVPQLATRSDGLDAVLCLLAARDFLNGEAMPPPTVDEQLRQEGWIWVRAPSGPGRAVAVEERAKADGA
- the radA gene encoding DNA repair protein RadA gives rise to the protein MARARRRFVCSACGAEQPQWAGQCPECGAWNTLEEIAQPAAAASTTTGRGAEVTTLAEVSTAPEPRLATGVAELDRVLGGGLVPGSVVLIGGEPGIGKSTLLLQTLATLSRDHAALYATGEESLQQVALRGHRLGVADDAMKLMAETAVEEVVAAAERIRPRALVLDSVQTFHTSALGSAPGSVSQVRESAAQLVRLAKTTGTAVILVGHVTKEGHLAGPRVLEHMVDTVLYFESDQGSRYRVVRAVKNRFGAANELGVFAMAEDGLRQVRNPSSIFLSRHDQDVPGSAVLVTREGSRPLLLEVQALVADSAGSQPRRVAVGLDGSRLALLLAVLQRHGGISTAGEDVFLNVVGGVRVQETAGDLPALAAVLSSLRNRPLPRDSVVFGELGLAGEVRPVPGGEERLAEAAKHGFTRAVVPAKNAPRHGVAGMEIHPVRRLEEAITALMG
- the alr gene encoding alanine racemase, translating into MSRAARATVNLSALRANLRTARAAAPQQRIMAVIKSDGYGHGLAVVAGALTGHAEAFAVTDADEAEALRAAGFRERIVLLQGPFAVDDLARAAAADLELVIHAHWQVEALAQAQLASPVTVWLKVDSGMHRLGFPPEEVQDAWRRLTEASCVRADIGFLTHLACADDRDDPATERQLETFQAACDGLPGPRSAANSAGVLGWPASHYDWVRPGIMLYGASPFVDGRDEQPALQPAMAFQGRVVAVRHLRAGDPVGYGATWSCPEAMPVGVVSIGYGDGYPRHAPSGTPVEVAGQRTRLVGRISMDMLAVDLRGLDPVAEGDPAILWGGAVRAEEVAGACGTIAYELFCRMPPRVRREPVDGETL